In one Choloepus didactylus isolate mChoDid1 chromosome 1, mChoDid1.pri, whole genome shotgun sequence genomic region, the following are encoded:
- the LOC119539186 gene encoding arylacetamide deacetylase-like: protein MCQSESQKSYEGAYFIFTVVAGVWGVLLFFIYDLLSRRTADRLDAVVISTNYRLAPKYHFPIQFKDVYNALRWFLCQDVLEKYGVDPERIDVSGDSAGGNLATAVTQQPHDAGHRILDEKSGGMDFWNCNNLEL, encoded by the exons ATGTGCCAAAGTGAAAGTCAGAAGTCCTATGAGGGGGCTTATTTTATATTCACAGTGGTGGCTGGTGTTTGGGGAGTTCTG cttttttttatttatgacCTGCTGTCAAGACGGACAGCTGATAGACTTGATGCTGTTGTCATATCAACTAA CTACAGACTAGCACCCAAGTACCATTTTCCTATTCAATTTAAAGATGTGTATAATGCACTAAGGTGGTTCTTGTGCCAAGAt gttCTTGAAAAATATGGTGTAGATCCTGAAAGAATTGATGTTTCTGGAGacagtgctggtgggaatttaGCCACAGCAGTGACTCAACAG CCTCATGATGCAGGACATAGAATACTGGATGAGAAATCAGGAGGTATGGATTTCTGGAATTGCAACAATCTGGagctgtga